AAAAGGCGGCTTTTATCCCCACTGTCACCGCGACCGATCCTCCCCCTTTCTTCCCGTCTCCCGTCACCGCATCGGGCACCATGCAGTGCAAGGCGTACACTGATCGACATCCGGTCACATCCACCCAAGCGTAGTGGCACGATTTGTCTATTGGCTCCCCGTCGCGTAGCGTCCCGATCGCGGCCTATTTAAGCCCGCTTTGCCTACCCCGTCCAACGTTTCCCTCCCCTCCATTCCACTTTACTTAGCACAAGCACAGCCCAGGAGGACCTAGCGATAGCTAAGCTAGCCTGCTGGCCACGGTGCGTGCACGCGCTCGACCTCACCATGCTGGAGAATCAGAGCCAGGCGGAGGTAGGCATCACGTACCCTCTCGATCCGCTTTATCCCGGCCCTAGCTAGCTTTGGAGCATGTAGCTAACTTTGCTCTGTGCATATGGTGGCGGACAGGTTCTGTGGCCGAGGCTGGTGGCCAACAAGCTCTTCAGGAAGCCCTCCGGGAGCCACGCCTTCGTCGCCGACTTCCCGGCGGCCGCCGGCGCCGCGGAGGAGGAGTTCGACGGGTGCGGCAGCCCCGACGCCGACGCGCAGCGCTGCGTGAAGCGCCCGCGGCCGCAGCAGCGGAACAAGACGCTCAAGTACAGGTATGTGCGTGCGTGCATGCATACATGTCTGTCTGCTAGCTCAATCAGCGACCACCAACCGCCATGCTTAGGCTCTAGCTAGTAGTAGATCATCATCACCCCAACTTGCGTCGTGGCGGGGAGTGCATGCTGGTTTTTCTTATTGTTGGCCGGCCACTGAGCGTTCATGGATCGATCCACCAGGCTGTTCGCGAGCACGTGGAACGTCGGCGGCGTGGCGCCACCGGACGACCTCGACCTGTCCGACTGGCTCGACACCAGGAACGGCACCTACGACATCTACGTCCTCGGGTACGTACGTAGAAATTACCAAGCGAGCAGTGACCTCGACGCTCATGCGGCATAGGCTTGTGGATGCATGGTTAGTAACAAGATGGCATGCGCAGATTTCAGGAGGTGGTGCCGCTGAGAGCGCGGAACGTGCTGGGCGCGGACAAGAACCGCATCGGCATGCGGTGGAACGAGCTGGTGCGGGCCGCGCTGAACcggtcgtcgccgtcgccgtcgccgggcGCCACCGGGGGAGGGGAGAAGCAGAAGGTGCACCCGGTGAGGGACGGCGCCGGCGGCCTGCAGTCGCGTGACTTCCGGTGCGTGGTGAGCAAGCAGATGGTGGGCATCCTGCTCACCGTCTGGGTCCGCGGCGACCTCCGCCGCTTCGTCCGCCGCCCCAGCGTCTCCTGCGTCGGCTGCGGCGTCATGGGCTGCCTCGGCAACAAGGTGCGTGCGTGCATGCCCTACCCTACGTGCATACAGACAGACATGCGCGCGCTTGGGGAGTATACGAATACGAGGATACATCGGCGGCAACTAACATGAGATTCAACTCTGTGCAGGGCGCCGTGTCCGTGAGGTTTTGGCTGCGTGACACGAGCTTCTGCTTCGTGTGCTGCCACCTCGCGTCCGGCGGCAGGGAGGGCGACGAGGCGCACCGCAACGCCGACGCCGCGGAGATCCTCCGGCGGACGAGCTTCCCGCGGCGCcactgctcctcctcctccccgtcaCTCGCCACGCCCCACAAGATTCTAGATCACGAGTAAGTACATCGCCCAGCATTATTTTCGTGCGTGCCGCAAGTCGATCAAGTCCGTTTGGTTTGCTGCCCATGCCAAAGAATGGGCTGCCTATGGGTAATGGGCGTACACCCATTCCTCTCACATAAGTATATTTGCCAAACAGTTGGCCAAAAAATTGGCAAGCCCACCCTTGCCAACATTTGGTAAGGCTGGAGAGGGCATCAGCCTGCAAAAAAAATCAGCAGTACACTAGTAGAACGTACTATAGAATGCATCACATCGTACTGCCGGTTTTGTCGCCGTTGACCGGCCGAGTATTAAGCGAGGGAAATATCAACGGCCGCCGTCCTTGCCGGTTACAGCCACGATTTGATCGAGCTCACCACCGCGGTCGTTGTCTTATCCGGTGGTTGCACCGTCCACGGCACCGGTAAATCAAGGGCAGGTATTTGCCGTTCAGCATCGGGTTACTTGCCAGCCAGCCAGTTTACCACTGTACACACGTATTGATCATGTCACTGCATGCACGTAGGCACGCACGACTAATAATATTAACTACTCCAGCAAGTAGCCAGAGTGAATGCGTCGTATCTTATTTTCTATGCCAGACCGGTGATCCAGGGAAGTGGTAGTATGAAATATCCTCTTAATAGCGACGGTAACTGCAAGTTTCCACAATCAGAATGCTTAATTTCACCGGCCGGCGCCCCTGACAAAGACGGCTCGGGACCAAGTGGTGATCATGCATGCATGCTGATGCGGTAGACCTTGACCGGCCCGGTGTGCCAGTATAGTTTCTTACTGTTTGTACTCTTGCGCAGCCGGGTGATCCTGCTTGGCGACCTCAACTATCGGATCTCCCTGCCCGAGGCCAAGACGAGGCTGCTGGTGGAGCGGCACGACTGGAAGACGCTCCTGGACAACGACCAGGTACAAATTCAACCAGCACACAACTATCCAACTTATTACAAAACACGAggaaattcaaattcaaatttcaaACTTTTAGTAAAAACTTATGGGTGATTTGGTTGTTCTTTTGCAGCTGCGGGGCGAGGTGTCGTCGGAAGGAGGGACGTTCAACGGGTGGAACGAGGGGGCGATCACGTTCTCGCCGACGTACAAGTACCACCGGAACTCGGACGCCTACTACGGCTGCGCGCAGCTGGGGAGTAAGGGCGACAAGCTGAAGCGGCGCGCGCCGGCGTGGTGCGACCGCGTGCTGTGGCGCGGCGCGGGCCTGAGGCAGACCCGGTACGACCGGTGCGAGTCGCGGCTGTCGGACCACCGCCCCGTGCGCGCCGCCTTCGCCGTCGAGGTGGACGCGCCGTGGAACCTCAACTCCCTCCGGAGCTTCTTCCTGTCCGAGCGGTTCGACGACCGGGCCAAGGGCCCGGCCGACGGCCTGTTCCTGCTCCGGGAGGACGACCACACGGCCGCCAGCGCCAGATACGCCGAGGATGTTTGAGCCTTTGAGACATGCAATGGCTGTGCACAAACAAAAGAGAGTACATAAAATCATTTTCGTCgatagtacgtacagtagtaaaGATCCATCCTCCATCTGTTCTGTTTCTTCTGATCAGAGTGTCCATACATGTCTACAGCACAAGCTAGGATACGGACGCAATTTTTCCCCACACCCTGTCCCTGACTTCCTGTAAATTACAGTACAGTAGTACAGTAGATCGCACTCTTGTTGATGCAGTGAGAGTTGTCCCGACCCGAAACTTGTTTGGCCGGACTAGCGACGAGTTGTCGCTGCTAAATCCTGCGAGGAAATATGGGACTTTGTCGCCATGAGCAACCTTCATATATCAGTTGATGTACGAAAGAGTGGTACCTTTCTGCAGTACACCTAGGGGTAGCGTACATGTGTTTTTCcagagtaaatagcataaaactactaaTTTACAGGCTTTGGTTTTAAAAAACTACcattttttaatttttctcaGAAAGCTACCGAACGCGCGGTccgctgtttcaaaaaacccaaacCCGCGGTGACTAGCGATTTAACCCGTTTTCTGACGGACCGGGCCCATCTGTCAGCCCACGTGGCCACGCGCGCTCACGGCGCGGCCGTTAACGGCCGTTAGCCGACCGGCCCGGTCGGAACTGGGTTAAATAACCGCTCGGTCGGTCGGGCGCTCTCGTGCTCGCTCGCTCACTCCCCTGCTCTCACTCCTCTGCTCCAGTACGagctcgccgccgctcgccgtcttCGAGGCCGGTGGCCGTCGACCTCCTTGCCGCAATGCCTTCCTGGAACGACGAGGAAACCAGCTCGGAGGAGGAGTGCGAGGTTGTCAGCATGGACATGGGACTTATGGTAAGTTCTTTGCcacctagggttagggttagggttaggtgcTAGTAGCCCTAGGCTCTAGCCATGGATGTTGCTGAGTGTAGTGTTGTTGTTGTGTGTGTGATACTGTTCTTGATTAGTGAGGGTGGGGTTTGATTGTAGGATTGAGGTAACCTAGGGTTCATCTCTGTACAGTGTTAGGGTTCATGCTGATTTGGAGATTTTTTTAGTGATCAGGTTTAAAGAACAGTGCTTGTTGATTCTGGTATTGAGTGGAGATTGAAACCAGTGTTTGTTGGTTATTATGGTTGCAGGAGGAACCAGACACCACTGTGGAGCCCCTTTTCTGTGGCCAACTTGAGCTTGCTCATCCCAAGTGCATTCTGCACCAACTGAGGCCTATTAAGCGTGTTGCTTTTGAAGGGCCTGTAACAGGAAGGCGTTTCTATGGTTGCCCAGTCCAGGTTAGATGCCCATTAAGTTTTCTGTTATGGATGTTCAGTGATGTTTGATATGATGTAGCATTTTGTTTGATATGACAGTCACATATGTATTTTTGTCACTTTGGTAACTTAATCATGGCATTGTAATAACTTATCATATCTCATTTATGTTATTCATAGTTAGAAAATCTCAAGTTTATCAAGTAGGTTGTAGAGTGGGGCCATAGTCTTATCACATTTACAAATGCAGGGAAATGGTGTGAATTGTGGTGTTGTAGAGTGGGTTGATGGGCCTTGGCCAACTGTTCTTCAGAGATGTTTGTGCAAACTATGGGAGATGTTCCATGAGCAGAACTTTGGAAGGGTACAGGACAAGGAGAAGTTTGAGAAGGAGTTGGCCAGGCTTAAGAGTGAACATGAAAGGGAGTTGGCCAAGCTTAGGACTGAAAATGGCAAGCTTTGCATTGAGTACACCAAGCTTGTTGATGATGTATCCAAGATGTTTGATTGGCAGGATGGTAGGGTGGACAAGAAGGTGTACCAAAAACAAGTGGAGGAGGAAGAACTTGAGAAGAAGAAGGAGTTAGAGGAGAAAGCTATGTTGGAGGTGCAGATGGAAAAGCTCAAACTTGCAAAAGAGCAGAGGTGCATTTTGCAGAGCCAAGCTGATATCATCAAGAACACCAGGAAGGCTATGAAGGCTGTTGAAGTTGACAGAGATGTTCTTAAGAAGGAGAAGGCAAAGCTTGAGCTTGTGGTTGCTGAGCTGCTGAAAGAAGGGTACGGCAGCAAGGAGAAGTTAGAGCAAATCAAGGCCATCCTTGAGTCTTGAAGCTTGATCTTGGTGAAGTAAGTACATCCAAAGGCCTTTATATAAGGATGTGGCCTGGCATGACTGCAAGTGATTATGGGTGTACATTTTGGGGGAATGTGAAGTTTAACCTAGTGCAAGAACCTTATTTCCTATGTTGTTAAGTTGTAATGGATCACCTATTAAGTAGTGCAAATGGATCTCTTATGCTACTAAGTTGTGGAAATGTAGAATGTATGCTATTAAGTGTTCAACTTGATCTTATATCTTTTATATGTTATTTGTTAGCCTACTAATATTATTTCTGTGGGTATTTGGGCTTATTGGCCCACTAGTCTTTGACCAAATGCAACCCTAGGCCTGCTAAACCCAACCCCATCCATCTGTCAATATAAACCCCTCCCCACCCCCACCCTTTCCCAGTTACTCCACCAGCCGCCACCCAAAAGAAAACCACAGATGGATCCTGACATGGGAGATGTCACAGAGGAAGAGGGGGAGGCTGTGGAGGTTaggacagcagcagcagcacagaggaggaggaggaggcggcgcagGCAGAGGGCACTAGAGGCGGCCCAGGATGAGCAGCAAGAGGAGTTCAACCGCCGACTCTCCAACAAGGTACTGGAGAAGTGCAATGATGAAGAACTAGAGCTGGTTTTCACTGGCGGCAGGGGAAGGTCATTCATGGAGATAATTAGGTGGGCAAGGATGAGGGCAGTCATGGCTCCTCATCCAGCAACTAGGGCCAAGTGGGTCCGTTTCTTTGAGCGCTATGACTGATATTTGTGAGATTTGGATGTAATCTATCTTTCTAGCTATCTGTAAGTCAATTTGAGAGATAGTTTTGGTAGTATTTGTGAGATTTGGATGTAATCTATGAGACTATCTTTCTATTTATGTAACATTTGGATGTTTCTGAATAAATGTATGCATTTGGATGTTTCTGAATAAATGTATGCACTTGGTCAGCAGCACCATCAATTTATCAAGTGTTGAATCCACATATAGATAAAAGTTGCAGATGAATTGAAGTTGCAGACAAGTGCAGAATCCACATAAAGTACCATATTACAAACCAAATCAAACAGTACAGCATCAAGTACTTAGTGAGGCAGTGTTATGACAAACCAAATCAAACAGTGCACTTGCATACAGAGTAGTTCAACCACTTCAGCTAGTTACCACTTGCATAAAAGTAATCTTTCAGCCTCCCAGATGGCTTCCTGACCCTCTTTGACCCATCCTGCACAGCACTTGTAGCAGATTGTCTAGGAGCAATGAAAGATCCATTGCCAGCTCTATTGGCAGCAGCTGACCTGGTGTTCTTTGCTGGAGAAGACCTTGATGACCTTGTGTTCTTTGCTGGAGAAGACCTTGATCCATTGCCAGAAATAGTTgtgttcttcttcttgggaggTGGTACTAGTGTTGAAGAAGAGGTGTTGGGCCTGCTCTTCTTGAGAGGTGGTGGTACTGCTGTTGTAGCTGGAGCTGCCCTTTTCCTTGACCTAGAAGCTGTCTGTGTTGACACACTTGTTATTGGAGGAGGAATTGGTGCAGGTGCAGAGGTAGCAGGTACCCTTGGTGGCCTTTGTGCAGTTGCAGCCATTGAAGAACCAGCCTCAGAGTAGTTTGCTCTATTTTCCTACACAACAATATTAGTTAGAACTATTTTCCTACAAATGAAATGAATGTAACAATGCAATGAATGTAACAATGGAATGAATGGACATACCTGGTGTTTGTTCAGCCTCATCTGGAACTTAGGTTTCAAAGGGACACCACAATTGTTGATCTTGTGCCCTTGCTTCTTGCAGTTGCTGCATGTCACTGTACCAATCCTAGAAGTATCCTTTTTAGCTGGCACCTCAAACAGGCCTTTCCTCCTGGCAGtttgttttttacctttcttttctCTAAAAACAGGTGGAGAAATATCATCACCAGGTGTATGAGGCCAATGGTCAGGACCTGGCACAGGGAATATTATGTGCTTATATGTTTCACAATACATGGGTTTCTTGAAGAAAGCAGAAACATAGTCTTCAGGGTGTATCTTCACTTTCTGCATTGCAGCAATGGCATGACTACAGGGGACAACTGTCATGTCCCACCTCCTACAGTCACAGGTCTCATTGttcaaattaacacaatatgtgTTTTCAGAGCTACTAGTGACCTGCCATATTCCTGGCCCTGCCATGTATGCTTCACAATATTTAGCCCACTTCTTCCCCTCTTCTAAAATCTCTGAATAAGTAGGTGTGATTTCCCATCTGCATGTCTCTGTCTTCTCTCTGATCTTCTGAAACTTAATCATCAGCTTTGTTCTTATGCCCTCTAACATAGTCATGATTGGTTTCTTCCTAACATCCAATATCATTCTATTGAAAACCTCACTAAGGTTGTTTACTAACAGGTCTGTTTTGCATACAGTGTCCATTTTATACCTAGCCCATGTATGCTCTGGTATCTGTGACAACCACTGCCAAGCTTCTAAACTTTCTTTTTTCAAATTCTCCATGCCTAAATCATGTCCATGTTTGGTAAAGGAATAGGCAGCCTGATCTAAATGTTTCTTAAGTTCCTCTCCTCTGAAACCAGCAGATTGAAAATTGGCATAAATATGTCTAAGAAAAAACCTTTGTGGAGAGTCAGGGAATACATCATCTATTGCATTCAACAATCCCTGTTAAATGTAGTGTAATCTTAAGTGTTACTACTGAATAACATTTTACTCATGGAAAATGTAAACACTAGGTTCAGAAAAATACCTTCTGCCTGTCAGACATAATTTTGTATTTGCCAAACTTATTGCCAGTTCCAATGACTGTTCTCAACTGTGTGAGAAACCATGTCCAACTGTCTGTCTCTTCCTTATCAACAACACCAAAAGCTATTGGGAAGATGTTATTGTTGCCATCCCTCCCTGTAGCTGCCAATATCTGCTGACCAGTGCTTAACTTGATGAAGCAACCATCCAGACCTGCTAACATGATAACATGAGTGCCTAAGTACATCAATGTTTACAAATCATATAAATTTCTGAATACTTACCTATAAATGGCCTGCATCCATTCAGAAAACCCTCCTTGCATGCAAACAAGCAGTAAAACATATAGTGAAACCTTGGGGTAGGAGCTGGGTTAAGTGGGTCCTCATGTGTTGTTACTATGCACCTACTCCCAGGGTTAGTATCTAGCACACACTGCAGGTAGTCCCTTATTCTGTGATACTGGAGTTTGTGATCTCCTTGCACAACCTCTACTGCTTGCTTCCTTGCCCTATATGCCAAGCTTTTAGGCACATGCACACCAAACTTCTTCTTTGTGTATGACATAATTGTGTCAACACCAGCTCCAGGGTTGGATCTGACTGTATCCTCACAAACCTTAGCAACCCAATTGACTGTCACCTTTGTGTTCTCTCCACTTGCTCCACAAGTGTGATCCAGGTTCATCTTCTTGATACTGAAAGTTGCCTCATGAGCTATCTTGGAGGCAACTATGTAAAACTCACAACCATGTTTTCTCTCAGAGCACCAAGCAATAACCCTAGTTGGTTCATTTCTGTGATACTCAAAATTCCTAAGAGTCCTCACATGAAAATTTCTAAGTGCTTCTCTGAACTCAACTACATTTTCAAAgcacaaatgcattgaaaactgcTCATGTGCATCAGGCCTTTTTGGATCATACCATCTCCTctccttcttctgcttcttcctaCTCTTTCTTCCAGATGGCAGCCTTGGTGCATCCTCTTCATCACTTATGCCAAAATCACCTGGAAAACAGTACTCATCAGCTTCAGGGACATAATCTTCAAACTTGTTATGCTCAGGCTCACTGTGAGACTTGCTAGTTGGGCCAGGTTTTCTAACTGGCTTAACCTTTTTGGCTGCTTTTGTAGTTACAGCAGCAGGATCCACTACTTCTTCATCTTCAGAAACTATTGGTTCTTCCTCCCAAAACTCAGAAGGTTCTGAGTTAGCTGCACAATAGTGCTCTGCAGTATCAGTGCCAGCCTCATCTTCACCCCTACACCAAGCTTTGTAAGAAATTTTCTGCCCTCTGTAATCACCCCTAAAGAACTCAAAATATGAAGATGATTTGTCATCTTCaacttcatcttcttcctctggtacatcttcttcctctggtacatcttcttcttcttcatctgcttcttcttctaCATCTTCTTCTTCCACAACTGTTTTCCCCTTGTTCAAATTGCTGCTTTGCTGTGTGTTCATGTAGGGCTCATCAGGGGTTAAAGATGGCAAGCTAGCATTAGAGGCAGGGTACATAACACCTTCTTGTGAAACTCTGTAAACAACAGGTTCACCAACATGATCAATGGGGATCTGTTCCTCATCAGCTGGGCTTGGATCAGTAGCTTTTCTGACACTGATGTTCAGTACCTTCTTATCAACAAATAAGTCAAGCATTTCCTCTAATGCCTCCTCACTATCCAGGGCCTCCACACCCTCCAGCCCCTTTCCCTCTTCCTTTACATAAGTCAGAAATGCATCCATGCCATAGCCCTCCAACTCAACCAATGCTAATATGGTCAGATAACTGATATCTGAGAAAACTGAATACTTTTTCTCCATATTATCTATTCCTTGAAAATGTAGCCTCAAGTCCCAAATCTCATCATCTAAGCTGTAGGATTAAATTGACAAACAATTATTTTTTAAGTCACTGAACATTACTGAACTTTCTTCAGATATCAAGAACATCTATGCACTGACCAAATGAACTAACCAAATGCACTTTCTTCTACAGTAGCATGCCAAGAACAAACAATTACTAACCCTAGTTCTAATTTGAACTAAAGCACGCGGAAATTTTAACTAAAGCTTGGCATATAGTTACCAGAACTAATTTGAACTAACCAGAAACATTAACCAGTGCTTACCTCACTCCACCAAAGGACGACGCCCAATGGTGGCCGCCTGCTGGATCAGTGTGGATGCGCTTCGCCACTGCCCTAGCCGCGCGGACTTCCGGATCTGAGCTCGCCGGATCCACATGAGCTGCGGGCGGTGATGGCTGCTGCGACCGCTGCGCCGGGAAGCTCGAGCTGCCTAGCCATTTGTCCACCTCTGAGTGTCCACCGCCCTCCTGGCCGGTGCCGCCTTGCCTCAAtagctcgccgccgacgacatTTGGCTGCGCCGCCGCCATTGCCCACCTAGGTCACCgcgggggagaggagggggagtgagagagtgtgtggccgACCGCCCACTTTGGTTCCGACCGGACCCGGGTCGGCTAACGGCCGTTAACGGCCGCGCCGTGAGCGCGCGTGGCCACGTGGGCTGACAGATGGGCCCGGTCCGTCAGAAAACGGGTTAAATCGCTAGTCACCGCGGgtttgggttttttgaaacagcggACCGCGCGTTCGGTAGCTTTTTGAGAAAAAttaaaaagtggtagttttttggaaccaaagcctgtaaactagtagttttatgctatttactcgtTTTTCCACCCCGTTCCTGACTTTACGCACCTGCATTTGTACTCTTCTTGATCCAATGAGCTGTCTCAAACTTGTCCAGCAACGAGCTGTCGCTGTAAGTAGTGCGCGGACGGGATCCGATTCGACCGGTGGCCATAAACAAGTGCAGATAGGCCAGGAACGGCGCTTTTCTATTGGGCATGTGGGAGTAGATTAAAATCCAAAAGGCTTGTCACCAAGCATTGTCAACCTCTAATCACAATATCTCGGCCTTGGTTTCGTTTCATCCCTCTAAGCGTGCGTCCGCGGTGTACATGCACAGTGTCCTCCATTAGAAAAAGTGCCGCGGTGGCACTGTCATGGGCCATGGCACTTGGTCACTGCACACTAGCGGCGGTCGCATTCCAGCAGCCTAAATTCAAGGGCTCTGTTAAGATTGTCTGCCCTCCTTGTTGTTCTCTGCTGCTTGTTCCTTCTGCTTGTCAGCATTGCGCAGAGCGGATGAAGTGCGCCCAAGGATAAGGTTGCTGTCGCCAATTTGCCCAATTTGCCATGCAAGTTGCGATGCTCTTGCATAGCTGCGAGGCAACGGTCGATCATCTTGCGCGTGCCTGTCATCGGCATCGGGCCACATGTGTTTTTTTTTATTCTGTATGATTGTATGGTGTGGTGTGACCAATGTATTTGTGGTTGCGGTTTATTTTTGGTGGCCGGTCGGGTCAGGTGAAATAAATTCGTTAAGATATGCAAATGATTATTCAAGGCTCACAGTGTGACAACATATGAAAATTGGTCTTGGTGCGAAGAAGCCCGAACTCGGGGTTGATCGGAATGCATGTGTGAACACTTGACCGTCCTCGTGAATAGTACGTGTTGTCGTCTACTCCTAAAGAAATTTCGTCACTGCAATGCAGTCTGATTAATGTATGGTTAGTCCTAAACAAGGGCAGCCCTGAAGATTCTTTCCGGCACCCCCCAAAATTAAATCAACCATGGATTCCTTATAAAACAAGAAAGTGCTAGTTTACGATAGCATTGGACTGGACCATAGATGATGTCTCACTTGATAACCCACATGAAACCCTTGTCCTTTATGATAACCAATCATCTTATATCACCATCTAACACCTGCTAAACCATATGGGTCCAGTTTTATTTGGGGAAGATCGTGAAATCATTACATCCATAACAACAGAGCGCCGCTGATGATGATATAAGAATTAGTAGCAAGATAATGTTTCCAAATTACATTCATGATCAAACTTTCGAGTGCCAGTTTGTTCAGGGAAAGGCGACCATTCAGTACAAAGACTACTTTATCCATTAATTAAAACTAGC
This genomic window from Aegilops tauschii subsp. strangulata cultivar AL8/78 chromosome 4, Aet v6.0, whole genome shotgun sequence contains:
- the LOC109737361 gene encoding type IV inositol polyphosphate 5-phosphatase 9, with protein sequence MLENQSQAEVLWPRLVANKLFRKPSGSHAFVADFPAAAGAAEEEFDGCGSPDADAQRCVKRPRPQQRNKTLKYRLFASTWNVGGVAPPDDLDLSDWLDTRNGTYDIYVLGFQEVVPLRARNVLGADKNRIGMRWNELVRAALNRSSPSPSPGATGGGEKQKVHPVRDGAGGLQSRDFRCVVSKQMVGILLTVWVRGDLRRFVRRPSVSCVGCGVMGCLGNKGAVSVRFWLRDTSFCFVCCHLASGGREGDEAHRNADAAEILRRTSFPRRHCSSSSPSLATPHKILDHDRVILLGDLNYRISLPEAKTRLLVERHDWKTLLDNDQLRGEVSSEGGTFNGWNEGAITFSPTYKYHRNSDAYYGCAQLGSKGDKLKRRAPAWCDRVLWRGAGLRQTRYDRCESRLSDHRPVRAAFAVEVDAPWNLNSLRSFFLSERFDDRAKGPADGLFLLREDDHTAASARYAEDV